A part of Lacibacter sp. H407 genomic DNA contains:
- a CDS encoding transketolase encodes MAELKEIATQIRRDIVRMVHGCQSGHPGGSLGCTEYFTALYFKLLKHDPSFNMDGTGEDLFFLSNGHISPVFYATLARSGYFPAEELNTFRKLNTRLQGHPTTHEHLPGVRIASGSLGQGLSVAIGAAYTKKLNKENTVVYSLHGDGELQEGQNWEAIMFAAHNKMDNLIATVDWNGQQIDGPTKKVLSLGDLKGKFEAFGWETLIIEDGNDMDQMVAGLEKAKTFVGKGKPIVNLMKTEMGKGIDFMEGSHEWHGIAPNDEQLEKALTQLGETSLGDY; translated from the coding sequence ATGGCAGAACTGAAAGAAATCGCAACGCAAATCAGGAGAGATATCGTACGTATGGTACACGGATGTCAAAGCGGCCACCCGGGTGGTTCTTTGGGCTGTACCGAATATTTTACCGCTCTGTATTTCAAGTTACTGAAACACGATCCATCGTTTAATATGGATGGAACAGGTGAGGATCTGTTCTTTCTTTCTAACGGGCACATATCACCGGTGTTTTATGCAACATTGGCCCGCAGCGGTTATTTTCCGGCAGAAGAGTTGAATACCTTCCGCAAACTGAATACAAGATTGCAAGGGCACCCTACTACGCATGAGCATTTACCGGGCGTACGTATTGCATCCGGATCGCTTGGTCAAGGGTTGAGTGTTGCCATTGGTGCAGCTTATACTAAAAAACTGAACAAAGAAAATACAGTTGTTTATTCATTACATGGCGATGGTGAATTGCAGGAAGGCCAGAACTGGGAAGCGATCATGTTTGCTGCGCATAACAAAATGGACAACCTGATTGCTACCGTTGACTGGAATGGCCAGCAAATTGATGGTCCAACTAAAAAAGTATTGAGCCTAGGCGATCTTAAAGGAAAGTTTGAAGCTTTTGGTTGGGAAACCCTCATTATTGAAGATGGAAATGATATGGACCAGATGGTTGCCGGTTTAGAAAAAGCAAAAACCTTTGTTGGCAAAGGCAAGCCAATTGTAAACCTCATGAAAACTGAGATGGGCAAAGGCATTGATTTTATGGAAGGAAGTCACGAGTGGCATGGTATTGCTCCAAACGATGAGCAATTAGAAAAAGCCCTTACCCAACTTGGCGAAACAAGCTTAGGCGATTATTAA
- a CDS encoding FtsX-like permease family protein, producing the protein MNFLFAWRYFKSKKSTNAINIIAWVTVSAMAVGTAAIVVVLSIFNGFEGLVKTLYSSFYPDVRITASQQKIMLLDDATLAKIKVLKNIAAVSMVVEENVHLQNGDYRTNAVIKAVDESYNKSSGVSSMMVNGKFETGSIETPALVLGVGIENALNLLSDRSVTPVTAYLPKRGVSSSNPLESISTVNLQPTGSFSIQQDFDNKYVITNLAILKEMLGMKSNEYSAAEIKLTDPSAEKETIAALQQIMGNGYLVENRYQQNRSLFAVMQLEKWAIYGILSLILVIASFNMIGALTMLVLEKEQDIQILQAMGAEKKFIQRIFLTEGVLLAFVGSVIGILLAMLFAYLQVTFKLIPLQGSFVIDYYPVDIFLTDILLVMFTVFVIALLASWVPSVKAARQKVSLRAQ; encoded by the coding sequence TTGAATTTCCTGTTCGCCTGGCGTTATTTCAAATCAAAAAAATCAACCAATGCCATCAACATCATTGCGTGGGTAACCGTTTCTGCTATGGCAGTTGGTACCGCTGCGATTGTGGTGGTGTTGAGTATTTTTAATGGGTTTGAAGGATTGGTGAAAACATTGTACTCTTCGTTTTATCCCGACGTACGCATTACAGCATCGCAACAAAAAATCATGTTGCTGGATGATGCTACTCTTGCAAAAATAAAAGTGCTGAAAAATATTGCTGCCGTAAGTATGGTTGTAGAAGAAAATGTTCACTTGCAAAACGGGGATTACAGAACCAATGCGGTGATCAAAGCAGTAGATGAATCGTACAACAAAAGCAGCGGTGTTTCATCCATGATGGTGAATGGAAAATTTGAAACGGGAAGCATTGAAACCCCTGCATTGGTATTAGGAGTTGGAATAGAAAATGCATTGAACTTATTAAGCGACCGTTCGGTTACTCCGGTAACAGCATACCTCCCGAAACGTGGTGTTAGCTCCAGTAATCCGTTGGAATCGATCAGTACAGTAAATCTGCAACCAACAGGATCGTTTTCCATTCAACAGGATTTTGATAATAAATATGTGATCACCAATCTGGCGATCTTGAAAGAAATGCTGGGTATGAAGAGCAATGAATACAGTGCGGCAGAAATAAAACTCACTGATCCATCTGCTGAAAAAGAGACCATTGCAGCATTGCAGCAAATCATGGGTAATGGTTATTTGGTGGAGAACAGGTATCAGCAAAATCGTTCACTCTTCGCCGTTATGCAATTGGAAAAATGGGCCATTTATGGGATCCTTTCATTGATATTGGTGATCGCATCTTTCAATATGATCGGCGCACTCACCATGCTGGTTCTGGAAAAAGAACAGGATATACAGATACTTCAGGCCATGGGCGCCGAAAAGAAATTTATTCAACGTATCTTTTTAACTGAGGGAGTATTACTTGCATTTGTAGGTAGCGTCATTGGTATTTTATTGGCAATGTTGTTTGCTTATTTACAGGTAACATTTAAACTCATTCCGTTACAGGGTTCGTTTGTAATTGATTATTATCCGGTCGATATTTTTCTCACCGATATTTTACTTGTGATGTTCACTGTTTTTGTGATCGCCTTACTGGCATCGTGGGTGCCTTCGGTTAAAGCAGCACGGCAGAAAGTGTCGTTACGTGCACAATGA
- the rbfA gene encoding 30S ribosome-binding factor RbfA, whose translation MLEGKRQKQVAGVIHEEITGIFRKLGLSMIDGGLVSISSVKVTPDLLEARIYLSVFQAKDNAAVLKKVEDKAHEIKRELASSIKHQLRRIPEIKYFLDDTLEQVFKMEELFKKIEGEKKEEE comes from the coding sequence ATGTTAGAAGGAAAAAGACAGAAACAGGTTGCCGGCGTTATTCATGAGGAAATAACGGGTATTTTCAGAAAGCTGGGATTGAGCATGATCGATGGGGGACTGGTGTCCATTTCATCTGTGAAAGTAACACCTGATCTGCTGGAAGCGAGGATCTACCTGAGTGTGTTCCAGGCAAAGGATAATGCGGCTGTTCTGAAAAAAGTGGAAGACAAAGCTCATGAGATCAAACGTGAACTGGCATCCAGCATCAAACACCAATTGCGCCGTATTCCCGAGATCAAATACTTCCTTGATGATACATTGGAACAGGTGTTTAAGATGGAAGAATTGTTTAAAAAGATCGAGGGAGAGAAGAAAGAGGAAGAGTAG
- a CDS encoding ABC transporter ATP-binding protein yields MKQFQRIFKYLSEYKGKIALYFLFILLSILFSMVSLAMLAPFLKLLFNQEDLLLTEPVFSLSAKGILDYMMYNISMLIKEKGTQAALAFICGIIISSVLLKNVFLYLSYRTLAPMRNGVLTRLRGDLYDKVLQLPIGFFTEQRKGDLISRMSNDANEVEWSVMMALEALIKEPLTILFYLVMMVLISPQLSLFLLVFLPITAFIIGRVSRSLKKQSTEAGEKNGMVISILDETLTGIRVIKAFTAEKLLGQRFHQMNRELNHIRNKMNFRKDMASPLSEFMGVMVLSGVLWFGGRLVLGDNAGGLTPDGFITYILFFTQIINPSKSLSSAFYNTRRGSAAIERIEEILNAPVVVEEKTNAIVIPTFEHSIEFRNVSFGYFDVTILKNINLTLTKGKTIALVGSSGSGKSTLADLVPRFHDVSSGEIIVDGINIKDYSINSLRQLMGIVTQEPILFNDSIANNIALSKPEATRAEIEAAAKIANAHDFIIKKENGYDENIGDRGSKLSGGERQRVTIARAVLKNPPILILDEATSSLDTESERLVQDAINHLMQERTSLVIAHRLSTVRHADEILVLQKGEIVERGTHDELVAQQGFYRKLVDMQEVR; encoded by the coding sequence ATGAAACAGTTTCAACGCATTTTCAAATACCTCAGTGAGTATAAAGGCAAGATCGCTTTATACTTTCTTTTCATCCTGTTATCAATCTTATTTTCGATGGTATCGCTGGCCATGCTGGCACCATTTCTGAAATTACTATTTAACCAGGAAGATCTGCTGTTAACAGAGCCCGTGTTTTCTTTATCAGCCAAAGGAATACTTGATTACATGATGTACAACATCAGCATGCTTATCAAGGAAAAAGGTACGCAAGCTGCATTGGCATTTATCTGTGGCATTATTATTTCCTCTGTGTTGCTGAAGAATGTATTTCTCTATCTCTCTTACCGCACATTGGCACCCATGCGCAACGGCGTACTTACACGATTACGTGGTGATCTTTATGATAAAGTATTGCAACTGCCCATTGGTTTTTTTACAGAACAACGCAAAGGTGACCTGATCTCCCGTATGAGCAACGATGCTAATGAAGTTGAATGGAGTGTGATGATGGCGTTGGAAGCATTGATCAAAGAACCACTGACCATTTTGTTTTATTTGGTGATGATGGTGCTCATCAGTCCGCAGCTATCACTTTTTCTTTTGGTGTTTTTACCAATTACTGCCTTTATCATTGGTAGGGTAAGTCGTTCGTTAAAAAAGCAATCTACTGAAGCCGGCGAAAAAAACGGAATGGTGATTTCGATACTGGATGAAACATTAACGGGCATCCGGGTCATCAAAGCATTTACTGCTGAAAAGCTGTTGGGGCAACGGTTTCATCAAATGAACCGTGAGTTGAATCATATCCGCAACAAAATGAATTTCAGGAAAGACATGGCCTCACCGCTATCTGAATTTATGGGAGTAATGGTGTTAAGTGGTGTGCTATGGTTTGGCGGTCGATTGGTACTAGGTGATAATGCCGGTGGACTTACACCTGATGGATTTATTACCTACATTTTATTTTTTACGCAGATCATCAACCCATCCAAATCATTATCATCTGCATTTTATAATACACGAAGAGGTAGTGCTGCCATTGAGCGGATCGAAGAAATTTTAAATGCACCGGTGGTGGTTGAAGAAAAAACAAATGCAATTGTTATCCCAACATTTGAACACAGTATCGAATTTAGAAATGTATCGTTTGGTTATTTTGATGTAACCATTTTAAAAAATATCAACCTCACATTAACGAAAGGAAAAACCATTGCATTAGTTGGTTCAAGCGGTTCCGGTAAATCAACACTGGCCGATCTTGTTCCACGTTTTCATGATGTAAGCAGTGGTGAAATAATTGTTGATGGTATTAACATCAAAGATTATTCGATCAACAGTCTTCGACAATTGATGGGCATTGTAACACAAGAACCCATTCTGTTCAATGACAGTATTGCCAATAACATTGCGTTAAGTAAACCGGAAGCAACCAGAGCTGAAATTGAAGCAGCAGCAAAAATTGCAAATGCCCACGACTTTATTATCAAAAAAGAAAATGGCTACGATGAAAATATTGGCGACCGCGGCAGTAAACTCAGTGGTGGTGAACGCCAGCGTGTTACCATTGCCCGTGCAGTATTAAAAAACCCACCCATTTTAATCTTGGATGAAGCCACTTCATCACTTGATACTGAAAGTGAACGACTTGTACAAGACGCCATCAACCACCTGATGCAAGAGCGAACCAGTTTGGTGATTGCTCACCGTTTATCGACCGTACGGCATGCCGATGAAATACTGGTACTCCAAAAAGGTGAAATTGTAGAACGGGGCACACATGATGAATTGGTTGCCCAGCAAGGCTTTTACCGCAAGTTGGTAGACATGCAGGAAGTGCGTTAA
- a CDS encoding RNA recognition motif domain-containing protein → MNIYVGNLAWSMTNEDLAALFEQFGAVTSAKILTDKFSGRSKGFAFVEMDNAEEAQAAISQLNDTDVQGRKIVVNEAQPKKDDGGFKKRSFGGGGGGGFRGGSGGGGGYKGGGGGGGYKGGGGGGYKGGGGGGYNRDY, encoded by the coding sequence GTGAACATTTACGTAGGAAACCTGGCTTGGTCCATGACGAACGAAGACCTCGCTGCCCTGTTTGAGCAATTTGGCGCAGTAACCTCTGCCAAAATTTTAACCGACAAATTTTCTGGCCGTAGCAAGGGTTTTGCATTTGTTGAAATGGACAATGCAGAAGAAGCGCAAGCTGCAATCAGCCAACTGAACGACACAGATGTTCAGGGACGCAAGATCGTAGTGAACGAAGCTCAGCCTAAGAAAGATGATGGCGGATTTAAAAAGCGCAGCTTCGGCGGCGGTGGAGGCGGTGGCTTCCGCGGCGGTAGTGGCGGTGGCGGCGGCTACAAAGGTGGCGGCGGCGGTGGCGGCTACAAAGGTGGCGGCGGTGGCGGCTACAAAGGTGGCGGCGGCGGCGGTTATAACAGAGATTATTAA
- a CDS encoding TraR/DksA family transcriptional regulator has translation MAIKKKAAKPAPKKAAKPAAKPAAKKTAKPAPAAKKPAPKKAVAKPAVKKAAPKKAAPKAAPKAPAKAAKPAPKPVAKPAVKPVAPKAVAKPEVKTPAPVVKPDSAIKPTVKQAIKDLKKEAKKPAPPKEVKPIKTSVSTSVRYQPDFTKSVLDKNVVETPQGPMVRYSDADLVEFKELIQRKHEAAKKELGYLQGLITRKDDMGGDGDDGRYMTMEDGSVSMEREQLSQMASRQITYIDHLEKALMRIENKTYGVCRVTGKLIDKARLRAVPHATLSIEAKMGIVKGPQPAGE, from the coding sequence ATGGCAATCAAAAAGAAAGCAGCAAAGCCTGCTCCAAAGAAAGCGGCAAAACCGGCTGCAAAACCCGCCGCTAAAAAAACGGCGAAACCTGCCCCGGCTGCAAAAAAGCCAGCTCCTAAAAAAGCGGTTGCTAAGCCAGCAGTAAAGAAGGCAGCTCCTAAAAAAGCAGCACCGAAGGCAGCTCCTAAAGCGCCCGCCAAAGCGGCCAAACCAGCTCCTAAGCCTGTAGCGAAACCGGCAGTAAAGCCAGTTGCGCCAAAGGCGGTTGCTAAGCCAGAAGTAAAAACGCCTGCACCGGTTGTAAAACCAGACAGCGCTATTAAACCCACCGTTAAACAAGCGATTAAAGATTTGAAAAAAGAAGCAAAAAAGCCGGCTCCGCCGAAAGAAGTAAAGCCGATAAAAACCTCCGTATCTACTTCTGTGCGTTATCAACCTGATTTTACAAAGTCGGTACTTGATAAAAATGTAGTGGAAACACCGCAAGGTCCAATGGTTCGTTACAGTGATGCTGACCTGGTTGAGTTTAAAGAACTGATCCAACGGAAACACGAAGCGGCGAAAAAAGAACTTGGTTATCTGCAGGGATTAATTACCCGTAAAGATGATATGGGTGGCGATGGTGATGATGGCCGCTACATGACCATGGAAGATGGAAGTGTAAGTATGGAACGTGAGCAACTGAGTCAAATGGCAAGTCGCCAGATCACTTATATCGATCACCTTGAAAAAGCGTTGATGCGGATCGAAAATAAAACTTATGGTGTGTGCCGTGTAACCGGTAAGCTGATCGACAAAGCCCGTTTACGTGCCGTTCCGCATGCTACATTGAGTATTGAAGCAAAGATGGGAATTGTAAAAGGCCCTCAACCGGCTGGCGAATAA
- the ileS gene encoding isoleucine--tRNA ligase, producing the protein MSVKYREFSQLNLPSIEQEILAKWDAEQAFEKSIEVRNGAVPFVFYEGPPSANGMPGIHHVISRTLKDLVCRYKTMKGFQVKRKGGWDTHGLPIELGVEKELGITKEDIGVKITVEEYNKKCREAVLRYKDKWDEITKKMGYWVDLNDPYITFENSYIETLWWLLQQLYKKGLLYESVSIQPYSPAAGTGLSSHELNQPGTYKDVKDTSATVMFRARQDEQSKILHDAVHGAEVFFMAWTTTPWTLPSNLGLTVGPHIEYVLVQTFNPYTHLPVNIVLAKDLVHKYLKAEGENGDFEGYNGEQKILPWKIITSFKGLQLEGLHYEQLLPYEANSIEEVKRITPDADPFRVLIGDFVTTEDGTGIVHTAPAFGADDYRVGKKYNIGILTMVDREGKFLDGLGEFSNRYVKNYKDEKDYVDVNVDICVKLKKENRAFKVEKYEHSYPHCWRTDKPILYYPLDAWFIKTTAIKDRMVELNKTINWKPKSTGEGRFGNWLENMVDWNLSRSRFWGTALPIWKTEDGEEEICIGTVEELKENAAKADATLGTKNAKYLGNDIDLHKPYVDEIVLISASGKPMKRVPDLIDVWFDSGAMPYAQWGLDHEKVKNGDKYPFKLPAGVNKFEDLYPASFIAEGVDQTRGWFYTLHAIASLVYDSVAYKTVVSNGLVLDKNGNKMSKRLGNVVNPFETIEKFGADATRWYLITNASPWDNLKFDIEGIKEVQRKFFGTLYNTYQFFALYANVDGFAFKEAAIPVKERPEIDQWILSSLHTLIKKVTEAMDDYEPTQAGRLIEEFVDEHLSNWYVRLCRRRFWKGEYEQDKISAYQTLYKCVETVLRLMAPVSPFFSDAIFSELNKVSGRFNAASVHHVDFPVANESVIDAALEERMQLAQDASSLVLSLRKKVNIKVRQPLQKILIPVLSNGMKEQFSKVEDIIMSEVNVKEIEYLTADNTFIKKKIKPNFIALGKKMGAKMKAVSAALGQFSQENISQFERETVYNLLIDNETVTLYLTDVEIVSEDVPGWMVTNKGAVTVALDVTISPELLNEGNARELVNRIQKIRKESGFELTDRITVLVSDNENLRPSFTQFKSYICAEILADDLDFSPALLDGTEVEINDIPIKVQVLKKGG; encoded by the coding sequence ATGAGCGTTAAATACAGAGAATTTTCGCAGCTGAATTTACCTTCCATCGAGCAGGAAATATTGGCGAAATGGGATGCTGAACAGGCATTTGAAAAGAGCATTGAAGTACGCAATGGCGCTGTACCCTTTGTGTTTTACGAAGGTCCGCCCAGCGCCAATGGTATGCCCGGCATCCACCACGTTATTTCAAGAACCTTGAAGGATCTGGTTTGTCGCTACAAAACCATGAAAGGTTTCCAGGTAAAACGCAAAGGCGGTTGGGATACCCATGGTTTGCCGATCGAGTTGGGTGTGGAGAAAGAATTGGGTATTACCAAAGAAGATATTGGTGTTAAGATCACCGTTGAAGAATACAATAAGAAATGCCGTGAAGCGGTGTTGCGTTATAAAGACAAATGGGATGAGATCACGAAGAAGATGGGTTACTGGGTTGATCTGAATGATCCATACATCACCTTCGAAAATAGTTACATTGAAACATTGTGGTGGTTGTTGCAGCAATTGTACAAAAAAGGATTGTTGTACGAAAGCGTAAGCATTCAACCATACTCACCTGCAGCAGGTACAGGTTTAAGTAGTCATGAATTGAACCAGCCCGGCACTTATAAAGATGTAAAAGATACCAGTGCAACCGTGATGTTCCGTGCAAGGCAAGATGAGCAAAGTAAAATTTTGCATGATGCAGTACATGGTGCAGAAGTGTTCTTTATGGCATGGACTACCACGCCATGGACATTGCCAAGTAACCTCGGCTTAACAGTTGGGCCACACATTGAATATGTGTTGGTACAAACCTTCAACCCCTACACACACTTGCCGGTGAACATTGTGTTGGCGAAAGATCTCGTTCATAAATATTTGAAAGCAGAAGGAGAGAATGGAGACTTTGAAGGCTACAATGGTGAACAGAAAATTCTTCCATGGAAGATCATCACTTCATTTAAAGGTTTACAACTGGAAGGATTGCATTACGAGCAACTCCTGCCTTATGAAGCAAACAGCATTGAAGAAGTTAAACGCATTACACCTGATGCTGATCCATTCCGTGTATTGATCGGTGATTTTGTTACAACAGAAGATGGTACCGGTATCGTTCATACTGCACCTGCATTTGGTGCAGACGATTATCGTGTAGGTAAGAAATACAATATTGGTATCTTAACCATGGTTGATCGTGAAGGAAAGTTCCTTGATGGCTTGGGTGAATTCAGCAACCGTTATGTAAAAAATTACAAAGACGAGAAAGATTATGTAGATGTGAATGTTGACATCTGTGTAAAACTAAAGAAAGAGAACAGAGCATTTAAAGTTGAAAAATACGAACACAGTTATCCGCATTGCTGGCGAACTGATAAACCAATTTTGTACTATCCGTTAGATGCATGGTTTATCAAAACCACTGCTATCAAAGACAGGATGGTGGAGTTGAATAAAACCATCAACTGGAAACCAAAGTCAACAGGCGAAGGTCGCTTTGGCAACTGGTTAGAGAACATGGTTGATTGGAACTTGAGTCGTTCACGTTTCTGGGGAACTGCATTGCCCATCTGGAAAACAGAAGATGGTGAAGAAGAAATCTGTATTGGTACTGTTGAAGAGTTAAAAGAAAATGCAGCAAAAGCAGATGCAACACTTGGCACCAAAAACGCAAAATATTTAGGCAACGATATCGATTTACATAAACCGTATGTGGATGAGATTGTTCTTATCAGCGCAAGCGGCAAACCCATGAAACGTGTACCAGACTTAATTGATGTTTGGTTCGATAGTGGTGCCATGCCTTATGCCCAATGGGGACTCGATCATGAGAAAGTAAAAAACGGAGACAAGTATCCGTTTAAACTTCCTGCAGGTGTAAACAAATTTGAAGATCTCTATCCTGCAAGTTTTATTGCGGAAGGTGTGGATCAAACACGTGGTTGGTTCTATACACTGCATGCAATTGCATCACTTGTATATGATAGTGTTGCTTACAAAACTGTTGTAAGTAATGGCTTGGTGTTAGATAAGAATGGTAACAAAATGAGTAAACGCCTCGGCAACGTGGTGAACCCGTTTGAAACTATTGAAAAGTTTGGTGCTGATGCTACACGCTGGTATCTCATCACCAATGCATCGCCTTGGGATAATTTGAAATTTGATATTGAAGGCATCAAAGAAGTGCAACGCAAATTCTTTGGTACGCTTTATAATACGTATCAGTTCTTCGCACTGTATGCAAATGTGGATGGCTTTGCGTTTAAAGAAGCAGCTATTCCCGTAAAAGAACGACCAGAGATCGATCAATGGATCTTATCATCGCTTCACACACTCATTAAAAAAGTGACTGAGGCAATGGATGATTACGAACCAACACAAGCTGGTCGATTGATCGAAGAATTTGTTGATGAACATTTAAGCAACTGGTATGTGCGTTTGTGCCGCCGACGCTTCTGGAAAGGAGAGTATGAGCAGGATAAGATCAGTGCTTACCAAACTTTGTATAAGTGTGTTGAAACTGTGCTTCGTTTAATGGCACCGGTTTCTCCATTCTTCAGCGATGCAATTTTCAGCGAGCTGAACAAAGTAAGCGGCAGGTTCAATGCAGCTTCTGTTCATCATGTTGATTTCCCCGTTGCCAACGAATCAGTGATCGATGCTGCACTGGAAGAACGCATGCAATTGGCGCAAGATGCCTCTTCGCTGGTGTTGTCGCTCCGTAAAAAAGTAAACATCAAGGTGCGTCAGCCTTTGCAGAAAATCCTGATTCCAGTGCTGAGCAATGGGATGAAGGAGCAATTCAGCAAAGTGGAGGATATTATCATGAGCGAGGTGAATGTGAAAGAGATCGAATACCTCACAGCAGATAATACCTTCATCAAAAAGAAGATCAAGCCCAACTTTATCGCTTTGGGTAAAAAAATGGGTGCAAAAATGAAAGCTGTATCGGCTGCACTGGGTCAATTCAGCCAGGAAAATATCAGTCAATTTGAGCGTGAAACTGTTTATAATCTGTTAATTGATAATGAAACGGTTACCCTATATTTGACGGATGTTGAAATTGTAAGCGAGGATGTGCCCGGCTGGATGGTTACCAACAAGGGAGCCGTAACCGTGGCGCTGGATGTAACCATCAGTCCTGAATTGCTCAACGAAGGCAATGCCCGGGAACTGGTGAACCGCATTCAGAAAATCCGCAAAGAGAGTGGTTTTGAGCTGACAGACAGGATCACCGTGCTGGTTTCCGACAACGAAAATCTCCGGCCGTCATTCACGCAATTTAAATCCTATATTTGCGCCGAAATTTTGGCAGACGATCTTGACTTTTCGCCAGCTTTACTGGATGGCACTGAAGTTGAGATAAACGATATTCCCATAAAAGTACAAGTACTCAAAAAAGGAGGATAG
- the hemN gene encoding oxygen-independent coproporphyrinogen III oxidase, producing the protein MQSQIEKTQVEKYNLPVPRYTSYPTVPVWKEAIDLEQWKQQLQQQFNLHNSKKGISLYIHLPFCESLCTYCGCNKKITTNHSVEEEYLDMIEKEFALYLSLFIEKPVIRELHLGGGTPTFFSPENLKRLINFITERSTVHPDHEFSIEGHPNNTTFAHLETLCNLGFRRISYGVQDNDPEVQRIINRIQPIENVRRATADAREIGFESVNYDLIYGLPKQSLESITRTIQQVVELRPDRIAFYSYAHVPWTSRGQRLFDENDLPTAEEKLQLYLKGKELLTAAGYTDIGMDHFALPDDALFKAWSDGSLHRNFMGYTTQHTSLLLGLGVSSISDIGTAFAQNKKTIHDYYESIQKNELPVFKGYFLNKEDISFRRYILAISCNGKTSFRKEDTEVLTEYTFPLLEQLAADGLVEWDEQGLTVTTSGRQFIRNICSAFDLYMQRNKQRNGKQLYSKAI; encoded by the coding sequence ATGCAATCCCAAATCGAAAAAACACAGGTTGAAAAATACAACCTGCCCGTACCCCGTTATACCAGTTACCCGACCGTTCCGGTTTGGAAGGAAGCCATTGATCTGGAGCAATGGAAACAACAACTGCAACAACAATTCAACCTGCACAACAGCAAAAAAGGCATCAGCCTGTACATTCATCTCCCGTTTTGCGAATCGCTATGTACTTATTGCGGTTGCAATAAAAAGATCACCACAAATCACAGCGTTGAAGAAGAATATCTCGATATGATCGAGAAAGAATTTGCATTATACCTTTCGCTGTTCATTGAAAAACCAGTGATACGTGAATTGCATTTAGGCGGCGGCACGCCAACATTCTTTTCGCCGGAAAACCTCAAACGACTGATCAATTTTATTACGGAACGCTCAACTGTTCATCCCGATCATGAATTCAGCATTGAAGGTCACCCCAACAATACAACATTCGCACACCTTGAAACTTTGTGCAATCTTGGTTTCCGTCGCATCAGCTATGGTGTACAGGATAATGATCCTGAAGTACAGCGCATCATCAACCGCATTCAACCGATAGAAAATGTTCGCAGAGCAACGGCCGATGCAAGGGAAATCGGTTTTGAATCGGTGAATTATGATCTGATCTACGGATTACCAAAACAGAGCTTGGAAAGTATTACACGCACCATTCAACAGGTTGTTGAGCTGCGACCCGACCGCATTGCGTTTTACAGCTATGCACATGTACCGTGGACCAGCAGAGGCCAGCGTTTGTTTGATGAAAATGATTTGCCAACGGCCGAAGAAAAATTACAACTGTATTTGAAAGGAAAAGAATTACTCACGGCGGCAGGTTATACCGACATTGGTATGGATCATTTTGCACTGCCGGATGATGCTTTGTTTAAAGCATGGAGTGATGGAAGTTTGCATCGCAACTTTATGGGTTATACCACACAACATACTTCGTTGCTGTTAGGATTGGGTGTATCCAGTATCAGTGATATTGGAACAGCCTTTGCGCAAAACAAGAAAACAATTCATGATTATTATGAATCGATTCAAAAAAATGAATTGCCTGTTTTCAAAGGTTATTTTTTGAACAAAGAAGATATCAGCTTTCGACGCTACATTCTTGCTATCAGTTGTAACGGGAAAACTAGTTTCCGGAAAGAAGACACCGAAGTGCTTACGGAATATACATTCCCGTTGTTGGAGCAATTAGCAGCAGATGGATTGGTTGAATGGGATGAACAAGGCTTAACCGTAACAACAAGTGGCCGGCAGTTTATCCGGAATATCTGCAGTGCATTTGATTTGTACATGCAGCGGAACAAACAGCGGAATGGAAAACAATTGTATAGTAAGGCGATCTGA